Genomic DNA from Alphaproteobacteria bacterium PA2:
TTCCCTCGGCCGTGGGCTATCAGCCCACCCTGGCCACGGAAATGGGCAATCTGCAGGAGCGGATCACCTCGACCTCCAAGGGTTCCATCACCTCGGTCCAGGCCATCTACGTTCCCGCCGACGACCTCACCGACCCGGCGCCCGCCACCTCCTTCGCCCACCTGGATGCGACCACCGTGCTCAGCCGCGACATCGCCGCCCAGGCCATCTTCCCCGCCGTGGACCCGCTGGACTCCACTTCGCGGATCATGGACCCCCTGGTGATCGGTGAAGAGCACTATCAGGTCGCCCGTCGCGTCCAGGAGACCCTGCAGGCCTACAAGGCCCTGAAGGACATCATCGCCATCCTGGGCATGGATGAGCTTTCCGAAGAGGACAAGCTGACCGTCTCCCGCGCCCGGAAGATCTCGAAGTTCCTGTCCCAGCCATTCCACGTGGCCGAGCAGTTCACCAACATGCCTGGCATCTTCGTGAGCCTGGAAGACACCATCCGCTCGTTCAAGGCGGTGGTGGACGGTGAATACGATCACCTCCCGGAAGCAGCCTTCTACAATGTCGGCACCATTGAAGACGCCGTGGCCAAGGCCGAGCAACTGGCTTCGGAAGCCTGAGCCTGATGGCCGCCAAGCTTCACTTCTCCCTGGTCTCTCCGGAACGCGAGCTGTTTTCCGGAGAGGTCGACCAGGTTGATGCGCCAGGCGCAGAGGGCGACTTCGGCGTCCTGCCGGGCCATGCGCCCTTCATGACGGCCCTCAGGGAAGGTCCGGTCCGGGTTTTCTCCGGCGGATCCACCACGACCTATGAAGTCCAGGGCGGGTTCGCCGACGTGACCCCCGCAGGTCTGACTATTTTAGCGGAACGGGCGACTGAAGTTTAAGCCCGTGTCACGTCTTCGCCGCAAAGTCGCGTTAGGGGCCTTGCGAGGGACGGAACAATTGAGTGTGATAGAAAGATAGTCAGGGACCCGACATGCGCTCAGCATTTGCCACCTTCATTGCCGCCACCAGCGTCGCTGTCGCTGCTTCGGCCCAAACACCTGCACCGCCAGCGGCGGCCCCCGTCGCCGCCCCTGCGGCTCCGGCAGCTGCGGCCGACATCCTGATCCCGGAAGCCGCGCCGGTTGTTCCCGAAAAGACCTACACCGTGCCTACCGATGGTGAAGTTGGGCAGATCATCTCGGTGATCAACAACATCTGCGTCCCGCTGGTGCGTGGCGGCGACCTCGACAAGCTTGCGACGCCGGCCATGGGCTACAAGAAGAACAAGCGGGACATGACCTATACCACCACCCTGGTGGCCAAGCCCTACACCCTGACGATCTACGCGCCGGGCTCAAACAAGGAAGTCTGCCGGATCGCCATCAACTACACGACCGGTGAGGAAAAGCCGATCATTGTGGGCCTGAATATCTTCTCGCTTCTGCACAAGCCCGAGCTGCTGCAGCAGCGCAACGACTATGTCCCGGCCACCGACTACAAGCGCATCACCAATTCCTGGGAATATTTCACGGACCACGATTCCATCGGCCTGGTTTTCCTGCAGCTGAAGAAGCCTGACGGGTCCGAAGTCTCCCCAAAATGGAGCATGGGCGAAGTGCTCTACTCCGAGCGCAAGTTCTAGAACCAGCCAAAATGTCCAGTTGAAGGGCGTCGGTGGAAACACCGGCGCCCTTTTTCGTTGGGGATATGGTCCCGCCTCTTGACTCACGTACATATGTCAGTATTCTCTTACGTATGACACATTTAATTGAACTTCCACATCGCCCCCTCGCCAATCCGTCCTGGCTGCCATCCCCTGAGTCCTCTCCCCAGGCCTATGCCCGGGTAGCGGGCGGAATCTACCTGCTTGTCATTCTGTTCGGGGGGTTCAGCGAGGGGGTGGTGATGAACACCCTTGTGGTCTCCGGCGACATGGCGGCCACGGCGCGAAACCTCGCGGGCTCCCAGGCGGTCTGGGATTTCAGTGTCGCCGGAAACCTGATCGTGCCCTTGATCGCTGTTGTGCAGCTGTGGATCGAGTATCTGCTGCTCCGCCCCGTCAACCGCAACCTTGCCGGCCTGTTTGTCCTGCTGAATCTCGCCTCCCTCGCCGTTGAGGCGGTCAGCAAGGTCTCCCTGATCCTGGTGAAACCCACCCTTGCACTCGCTTCGAGATCACAGGCGCCGGAACTGGCCTATGCCCTGGCGACCTATTCCCTGAAGGTCCATGATGTCGCCTTTCACATCACACTGATGTTCTTCGGCGCCGCCTGTCTGGTCAGCGGCTTCCTGATTCATCAGTCGCGATATCTGCCGCGGCTGGTGGGTCTGCTGATGGTGGCGGCCGGGCTGAGCTATCTCGTCTCGTCCCTTGCGGTGCTGGTCGCGCCTCGGGTGGCGGCCATCCTGTCGCCAGCCATTCTCCTGCCAGCCCTCATCGGCGAGTCCTGCCTCTGCCTCTGGCTGCTCTTCAAGGGCGTGAAAACTGACCTGTGGAACCAGGCCATCAGCCAGGCACCTCTGGCTCAGGCGGCCTCTACCGTCTGACCCAGCCAGGCCAGGGCATGGCCTGCCACGTCTTCCCAGCCTTCCTCCCCCGGCAACCAGTGGCTCATGCCGGGAAGCTCAAGGTATTGGGCGCCAATACGCTCTGCGGTCATCCGGGCGGTCATGGGCGGGTGCACTACATCCCTGGCCCCCACCATGACCAGGCTGGGCGCTGAAATCGGTCCGACTCCCAGGCTGGTGGTCATGAAAGGATCCAGCCACCAGTTCAGGGTTTCCCAGAGGGCGCGCCCGCTTTCCCGGCATAGTCGGTCCAGGACCAGGCTGCGCTCCGCCTGTTCCATGCGGTCGAGGCTGAAATTCCTCATGAGGCTGCGATCCGGCGTCACAGCCTGCATCCAGAACGGCCCCAGCAGGTGCAGACCAAAGGCGGTTGAGGCCTCTTCAATGGACGAGCTCGCGACACCCCAGGGCGGCGAGGGGGCGAGCAGAACCAGGGCCTTCACCCTTGCCCGACGGGCTGCAAGCTGGGCTACGAGACCTCCCATGGAATGCCCGACCAGGATCGGCGGCTCCGGCGATCGGCGGCAAAGCTCGGCGATCTCGCGGGCATAGTCCGACATGGAGACGCCAACCGTGGCGTCCCGGCCCCCGCCCTCGGCATGCCCCTTGAGATCAGGGCATTCCACCCGGTGCCCCGCCTGTTCAAAGGGCTTGCGGAAGTTATCGAAGGTCCAGCCGGCGCAGAAGGCGCCATGCACCATGATGACTGGCGGCTTTGAGGAGTTCATGCCTTGACCTTAGAGCCTTGGATCGCCGCCGCGAAGTCCCGCGCAGCATTCCCCTGACTATCGCGCAAAATGAGCGAAGGTTTGCTGAACAGTTTCATATATCGGCCGCTTGAAGGGCACGACCAATCCAGGTGCTTCATCCAGGGCGCCCCATCGCCAGGCGTCAAATTCGGGAACCCCGTGCTGCCCAAGGTCGATCTCATGGTCGGCGCCCTCAAATCGCAGGGCGAACCATATCTGCTTCTGGCCCTTCCACCCCTTGTAGACCTTTGAAGACGCGTGATGGGCCGGGAAGTCATAGGTCAGCCAGTCTGCGGTGCGCCCCAGCAGGCTTGCTGACCGGATGCCGGTCTCCTCCTGGAGCTCCCGGAAGGCGGCAGCCTCCAGCTCTTCGCCCTCATCCACGCCCCCTTGCGGAAACTGCCAGTTATAGGGCTCGGGCGTGCCGGCGCGACGACCCATCCAGACCCGGCCGTCTCCATGAAACAGGACGACCCCGACATTGGGGCGGTAGGCGCTGGTGTCGGTCACCGGCGCGAGGTCAGGGCAGAGGCCGGCGCCAGTTGATAGCCGCGACTTTCCACAGACTTCGCCCAGGCGCTCACCTGGCTGAGGGTGATCGGATAGGCAAAGGCCGAGCCCAGGGCCTGGCCCTTCTGCAGGGCGCCCGCTTCCAGGGCCAGCAATTGCTGGTCAATGGCGGCGCCGGACAGCTGGTCATCAATGATCCGCTCAGCTGACGCCCGGGGCACACCGCCGCCGCGCTTGGCCGCAGATCCGTCATCCACAAAGGCGAGGCCCCGTCCGCGAAGGGCGCCTGTGAAGGCCGCCATGCCGGCGTCAGACCCGACAAACCGCGAACCCAGATAGTTGGTGACGCCAAAATAGCCCGTCGCGCGGCTCATCAGCCACTCAAGCTTGCGGACCGTGTCGGCGTTCTGGGCATTGGCCATCAGGGTATATGGGCCCGGATCATTCGCGGGATAGTCCATGGGTTCCATGGGGGTTTCGAGCAGGACTTCGTGGCCATTGGCCCGGGCCA
This window encodes:
- the atpC gene encoding ATP synthase F1 subunit epsilon, producing the protein MAAKLHFSLVSPERELFSGEVDQVDAPGAEGDFGVLPGHAPFMTALREGPVRVFSGGSTTTYEVQGGFADVTPAGLTILAERATEV
- a CDS encoding alpha/beta hydrolase; this translates as MNSSKPPVIMVHGAFCAGWTFDNFRKPFEQAGHRVECPDLKGHAEGGGRDATVGVSMSDYAREIAELCRRSPEPPILVGHSMGGLVAQLAARRARVKALVLLAPSPPWGVASSSIEEASTAFGLHLLGPFWMQAVTPDRSLMRNFSLDRMEQAERSLVLDRLCRESGRALWETLNWWLDPFMTTSLGVGPISAPSLVMVGARDVVHPPMTARMTAERIGAQYLELPGMSHWLPGEEGWEDVAGHALAWLGQTVEAA
- a CDS encoding RNA pyrophosphohydrolase is translated as MTDTSAYRPNVGVVLFHGDGRVWMGRRAGTPEPYNWQFPQGGVDEGEELEAAAFRELQEETGIRSASLLGRTADWLTYDFPAHHASSKVYKGWKGQKQIWFALRFEGADHEIDLGQHGVPEFDAWRWGALDEAPGLVVPFKRPIYETVQQTFAHFAR